A portion of the Poecilia reticulata strain Guanapo linkage group LG23, Guppy_female_1.0+MT, whole genome shotgun sequence genome contains these proteins:
- the slc13a4 gene encoding solute carrier family 13 member 4 isoform X2, protein MRLEAAARMDVFRKLWRARKLIVVVFIPLSLLPLPLVHPTSEACCAYVLMVTAVYWVSEAVPLGAAALVPAFLYPLFGVLKSSEVAAEYCKDTTLLLMGVICLAASIEKWNLHKRIALRMVMIAGAKPGMLVLGFMCCTVFLSMWLSNTSTTAMVMPIAEAVLQQLICTGLADSHDDSETGDAPEEDSAVSTKEENLDKNQLELLYQNEQNECCKQDLCSFTEGQAGEPNGFGLQPVLNKTFVRQTNGHLPQVAIEIPNVKRVRARRDSQYPTKRDHMICKCLSLSITYAATIGGLITITGTSTNLIFAEQFNTRYPEAKVINFGTWFIFSFPIAIIMLVLTWLWLHFLFLGCNFRETCSLSKKRKTRREMMSEQRIQEEYAKLGPISYPEVVTGIFFILMTLLWFTREPGFVPGWTSLFERKGYRTDATVSVLLGFLLFLIPARRPFSSSSPSCSNSEDSSDSDPLAPMITWKDFQRLMPWEIVILVGGGYALAAGCKVSGLSVWIGRQLEPMSGLPPWAVTLLACLLVSAVTEFASNPATLTVFLPILSALSETLLINPLHTLIPSTMCVSFGVMLPVGNPPNAIVFSYGHVKISDMVKAGFGVNLIGVAVVMLAITTWGVPLFNLTEFPAWAVARNVTGGL, encoded by the exons GAAGCGTGCTGTGCGTACGTGTTGATGGTGACGGCGGTCTACTGGGTGTCGGAGGCCGTGCCCCTGGGGGCCGCTGCCCTGGTCCCGGCATTCCTCTATCCTCTCTTTGGCGTTCTCAAGTCCAGCGAG GTAGCAGCAGAGTACTGTAAGGACACCACTCTGCTGCTGATGGGAGTCATCTGCCTGGCCGCCTCCATAGAGAAATGGAACCTGCACAAACGCATCGCACTGCGCATGGTGATGATCGCAGGGGCAAAACCTGGCAT GCTGGTGCTGGGCTTCATGTGCTGCACGGTCTTCCTGTCCATGTGGCTCAGCAACACGTCCACCACGGCCATGGTGATGCCCATCGCCGAGGccgtcctgcagcagctcatcTGCACCGGCCTGGCCGACTCCCATGACGACTCGGAGACCGGCGACGCTCCCGAGGAGGACAGCG CTGTTTCAACCAAAGAGGAGAACCTGGACAAGAACCAGCTAGAGCTGCTCTATCAGAATGAACA GAATGAATGCTGCAAACAGGATCTCTGTTCCTTCACTGAG GGTCAGGCGGGTGAGCCGAACGGTTTCGGTCTTCAGCCCGTCCTGAACAAGACTTTTGTTAGACAGACCAATGGACACCTACCGCAG GTTGCCATAGAGATCCCAAACGTGAAGCGAGTGAGAGCCAGAAGAGACTCCCAGTACCCCACGAAGAGGGACCACATGATCTGCAAATGCCTGTCGCTCAGCATCACCTACGCAGCGACCATCGGAGGACTGATCACCATCACCGGGACGTCCACCAACCTCATCTTCGCCGAGCAGTTCAACAC TCGCTATCCGGAGGCGAAGGTGATCAACTTCGGCACCTGGTTCATCTTCAGCTTCCCCATAGCCATCATCATGCTGGTGCTCACCTGGCTCTGGCTGCACTTCCTCTTCCTCGGCTGCAA CTTCAGAGAGACGTGTTCGCTGAGTAAGAAGCGCAAAACCAGGAGAGAAATGATGTCTGAGCAACGGATCCAGGAAGAGTACGCCAAGCTGGGCCCCATCAG CTACCCCGAGGTGGTGACGGGGATTTTCTTCATCCTGATGACTCTGCTGTGGTTCACCAGAGAGCCCGGCTTCGTGCCCGGCTGGACGTCGCTCTTTGAGAG GAAGGGCTACAGGACTGATGCAACCGTGTCTGTCCTCCTGGGCTTCCTGCTCTTCCTCATCCCCGCCAGGCGTCCCTTCTCATCATCCTCACCCAGCTGCAGTAACTCGG AAGACAGTTCAGATTCTGACCCTCTCGCCCCCATGATCACTTGGAAAGATTTCCAGAGGTTGATGCCGTGGGAGATTGTGATCCTGGTGGGAGGAGGATACGCGCTCGCCGCTGGCTGCAAG GTGTCGGGCCTGTCGGTGTGGATCGGCAGGCAGCTGGAGCCCATGAGCGGCCTTCCGCCCTGGGCCGTCACCCTGCTGGCCTGCCTCCTGGTGTCGGCGGTCACAGAGTTTGCCTCCAACCCAGCAACTCTTACAGTCTTCCTGCCCATCCTGTCAGCTCTG TCGGAGACCCTGCTCATCAACCCCCTCCACACTCTGATCCCGTCCACCATGTGCGTGTCATTTGGGGTCATGCTTCCAGTGGGGAACCCCCCCAACGCCATCGTCTTCAGTTACGGCCACGTGAAGATCAGCGACATG GTGAAAGCAGGGTTTGGAGTGAACCTGATCGGCGTGGCGGTGGTTATGTTAGCCATCACCACTTGGGGCGTCCCGCTTTTCAACCTGACCGAGTTCCCCGCCTGGGCAGTGGCCAGAAACGTCACCGGAGGCTTATAA
- the slc13a4 gene encoding solute carrier family 13 member 4 isoform X1 produces the protein MRLEAAARMDVFRKLWRARKLIVVVFIPLSLLPLPLVHPTSEACCAYVLMVTAVYWVSEAVPLGAAALVPAFLYPLFGVLKSSEVAAEYCKDTTLLLMGVICLAASIEKWNLHKRIALRMVMIAGAKPGMLVLGFMCCTVFLSMWLSNTSTTAMVMPIAEAVLQQLICTGLADSHDDSETGDAPEEDSAAVSTKEENLDKNQLELLYQNEQNECCKQDLCSFTEGQAGEPNGFGLQPVLNKTFVRQTNGHLPQVAIEIPNVKRVRARRDSQYPTKRDHMICKCLSLSITYAATIGGLITITGTSTNLIFAEQFNTRYPEAKVINFGTWFIFSFPIAIIMLVLTWLWLHFLFLGCNFRETCSLSKKRKTRREMMSEQRIQEEYAKLGPISYPEVVTGIFFILMTLLWFTREPGFVPGWTSLFERKGYRTDATVSVLLGFLLFLIPARRPFSSSSPSCSNSEDSSDSDPLAPMITWKDFQRLMPWEIVILVGGGYALAAGCKVSGLSVWIGRQLEPMSGLPPWAVTLLACLLVSAVTEFASNPATLTVFLPILSALSETLLINPLHTLIPSTMCVSFGVMLPVGNPPNAIVFSYGHVKISDMVKAGFGVNLIGVAVVMLAITTWGVPLFNLTEFPAWAVARNVTGGL, from the exons GAAGCGTGCTGTGCGTACGTGTTGATGGTGACGGCGGTCTACTGGGTGTCGGAGGCCGTGCCCCTGGGGGCCGCTGCCCTGGTCCCGGCATTCCTCTATCCTCTCTTTGGCGTTCTCAAGTCCAGCGAG GTAGCAGCAGAGTACTGTAAGGACACCACTCTGCTGCTGATGGGAGTCATCTGCCTGGCCGCCTCCATAGAGAAATGGAACCTGCACAAACGCATCGCACTGCGCATGGTGATGATCGCAGGGGCAAAACCTGGCAT GCTGGTGCTGGGCTTCATGTGCTGCACGGTCTTCCTGTCCATGTGGCTCAGCAACACGTCCACCACGGCCATGGTGATGCCCATCGCCGAGGccgtcctgcagcagctcatcTGCACCGGCCTGGCCGACTCCCATGACGACTCGGAGACCGGCGACGCTCCCGAGGAGGACAGCG CAGCTGTTTCAACCAAAGAGGAGAACCTGGACAAGAACCAGCTAGAGCTGCTCTATCAGAATGAACA GAATGAATGCTGCAAACAGGATCTCTGTTCCTTCACTGAG GGTCAGGCGGGTGAGCCGAACGGTTTCGGTCTTCAGCCCGTCCTGAACAAGACTTTTGTTAGACAGACCAATGGACACCTACCGCAG GTTGCCATAGAGATCCCAAACGTGAAGCGAGTGAGAGCCAGAAGAGACTCCCAGTACCCCACGAAGAGGGACCACATGATCTGCAAATGCCTGTCGCTCAGCATCACCTACGCAGCGACCATCGGAGGACTGATCACCATCACCGGGACGTCCACCAACCTCATCTTCGCCGAGCAGTTCAACAC TCGCTATCCGGAGGCGAAGGTGATCAACTTCGGCACCTGGTTCATCTTCAGCTTCCCCATAGCCATCATCATGCTGGTGCTCACCTGGCTCTGGCTGCACTTCCTCTTCCTCGGCTGCAA CTTCAGAGAGACGTGTTCGCTGAGTAAGAAGCGCAAAACCAGGAGAGAAATGATGTCTGAGCAACGGATCCAGGAAGAGTACGCCAAGCTGGGCCCCATCAG CTACCCCGAGGTGGTGACGGGGATTTTCTTCATCCTGATGACTCTGCTGTGGTTCACCAGAGAGCCCGGCTTCGTGCCCGGCTGGACGTCGCTCTTTGAGAG GAAGGGCTACAGGACTGATGCAACCGTGTCTGTCCTCCTGGGCTTCCTGCTCTTCCTCATCCCCGCCAGGCGTCCCTTCTCATCATCCTCACCCAGCTGCAGTAACTCGG AAGACAGTTCAGATTCTGACCCTCTCGCCCCCATGATCACTTGGAAAGATTTCCAGAGGTTGATGCCGTGGGAGATTGTGATCCTGGTGGGAGGAGGATACGCGCTCGCCGCTGGCTGCAAG GTGTCGGGCCTGTCGGTGTGGATCGGCAGGCAGCTGGAGCCCATGAGCGGCCTTCCGCCCTGGGCCGTCACCCTGCTGGCCTGCCTCCTGGTGTCGGCGGTCACAGAGTTTGCCTCCAACCCAGCAACTCTTACAGTCTTCCTGCCCATCCTGTCAGCTCTG TCGGAGACCCTGCTCATCAACCCCCTCCACACTCTGATCCCGTCCACCATGTGCGTGTCATTTGGGGTCATGCTTCCAGTGGGGAACCCCCCCAACGCCATCGTCTTCAGTTACGGCCACGTGAAGATCAGCGACATG GTGAAAGCAGGGTTTGGAGTGAACCTGATCGGCGTGGCGGTGGTTATGTTAGCCATCACCACTTGGGGCGTCCCGCTTTTCAACCTGACCGAGTTCCCCGCCTGGGCAGTGGCCAGAAACGTCACCGGAGGCTTATAA
- the slc13a4 gene encoding solute carrier family 13 member 4 isoform X3 → MRLEAAARMDVFRKLWRARKLIVVVFIPLSLLPLPLVHPTSEACCAYVLMVTAVYWVSEAVPLGAAALVPAFLYPLFGVLKSSEVAAEYCKDTTLLLMGVICLAASIEKWNLHKRIALRMVMIAGAKPGMLVLGFMCCTVFLSMWLSNTSTTAMVMPIAEAVLQQLICTGLADSHDDSETGDAPEEDSAAVSTKEENLDKNQLELLYQNEQNECCKQDLCSFTEGQAGEPNGFGLQPVLNKTFVRQTNGHLPQVAIEIPNVKRVRARRDSQYPTKRDHMICKCLSLSITYAATIGGLITITGTSTNLIFAEQFNTRYPEAKVINFGTWFIFSFPIAIIMLVLTWLWLHFLFLGCNFRETCSLSKKRKTRREMMSEQRIQEEYAKLGPISYPEVVTGIFFILMTLLWFTREPGFVPGWTSLFERKGYRTDATVSVLLGFLLFLIPARRPFSSSSPSCSNSDSSDSDPLAPMITWKDFQRLMPWEIVILVGGGYALAAGCKVSGLSVWIGRQLEPMSGLPPWAVTLLACLLVSAVTEFASNPATLTVFLPILSALSETLLINPLHTLIPSTMCVSFGVMLPVGNPPNAIVFSYGHVKISDMVKAGFGVNLIGVAVVMLAITTWGVPLFNLTEFPAWAVARNVTGGL, encoded by the exons GAAGCGTGCTGTGCGTACGTGTTGATGGTGACGGCGGTCTACTGGGTGTCGGAGGCCGTGCCCCTGGGGGCCGCTGCCCTGGTCCCGGCATTCCTCTATCCTCTCTTTGGCGTTCTCAAGTCCAGCGAG GTAGCAGCAGAGTACTGTAAGGACACCACTCTGCTGCTGATGGGAGTCATCTGCCTGGCCGCCTCCATAGAGAAATGGAACCTGCACAAACGCATCGCACTGCGCATGGTGATGATCGCAGGGGCAAAACCTGGCAT GCTGGTGCTGGGCTTCATGTGCTGCACGGTCTTCCTGTCCATGTGGCTCAGCAACACGTCCACCACGGCCATGGTGATGCCCATCGCCGAGGccgtcctgcagcagctcatcTGCACCGGCCTGGCCGACTCCCATGACGACTCGGAGACCGGCGACGCTCCCGAGGAGGACAGCG CAGCTGTTTCAACCAAAGAGGAGAACCTGGACAAGAACCAGCTAGAGCTGCTCTATCAGAATGAACA GAATGAATGCTGCAAACAGGATCTCTGTTCCTTCACTGAG GGTCAGGCGGGTGAGCCGAACGGTTTCGGTCTTCAGCCCGTCCTGAACAAGACTTTTGTTAGACAGACCAATGGACACCTACCGCAG GTTGCCATAGAGATCCCAAACGTGAAGCGAGTGAGAGCCAGAAGAGACTCCCAGTACCCCACGAAGAGGGACCACATGATCTGCAAATGCCTGTCGCTCAGCATCACCTACGCAGCGACCATCGGAGGACTGATCACCATCACCGGGACGTCCACCAACCTCATCTTCGCCGAGCAGTTCAACAC TCGCTATCCGGAGGCGAAGGTGATCAACTTCGGCACCTGGTTCATCTTCAGCTTCCCCATAGCCATCATCATGCTGGTGCTCACCTGGCTCTGGCTGCACTTCCTCTTCCTCGGCTGCAA CTTCAGAGAGACGTGTTCGCTGAGTAAGAAGCGCAAAACCAGGAGAGAAATGATGTCTGAGCAACGGATCCAGGAAGAGTACGCCAAGCTGGGCCCCATCAG CTACCCCGAGGTGGTGACGGGGATTTTCTTCATCCTGATGACTCTGCTGTGGTTCACCAGAGAGCCCGGCTTCGTGCCCGGCTGGACGTCGCTCTTTGAGAG GAAGGGCTACAGGACTGATGCAACCGTGTCTGTCCTCCTGGGCTTCCTGCTCTTCCTCATCCCCGCCAGGCGTCCCTTCTCATCATCCTCACCCAGCTGCAGTAACTCGG ACAGTTCAGATTCTGACCCTCTCGCCCCCATGATCACTTGGAAAGATTTCCAGAGGTTGATGCCGTGGGAGATTGTGATCCTGGTGGGAGGAGGATACGCGCTCGCCGCTGGCTGCAAG GTGTCGGGCCTGTCGGTGTGGATCGGCAGGCAGCTGGAGCCCATGAGCGGCCTTCCGCCCTGGGCCGTCACCCTGCTGGCCTGCCTCCTGGTGTCGGCGGTCACAGAGTTTGCCTCCAACCCAGCAACTCTTACAGTCTTCCTGCCCATCCTGTCAGCTCTG TCGGAGACCCTGCTCATCAACCCCCTCCACACTCTGATCCCGTCCACCATGTGCGTGTCATTTGGGGTCATGCTTCCAGTGGGGAACCCCCCCAACGCCATCGTCTTCAGTTACGGCCACGTGAAGATCAGCGACATG GTGAAAGCAGGGTTTGGAGTGAACCTGATCGGCGTGGCGGTGGTTATGTTAGCCATCACCACTTGGGGCGTCCCGCTTTTCAACCTGACCGAGTTCCCCGCCTGGGCAGTGGCCAGAAACGTCACCGGAGGCTTATAA